In Oreochromis niloticus isolate F11D_XX linkage group LG22, O_niloticus_UMD_NMBU, whole genome shotgun sequence, the sequence tccactatccttCCTCTGCACATGACCAAACCATGTCAGTCTCCCCCCCAAAATCTTAGCTTCTTTAATTCTACTATCCCCAGCTCAGCCTCCCATCTGTTTTGTTAGTTCTACTATTGGGATCACTGTGAGGAGTCAGAAGTATGAATTTTATAGGTGCATCATAAATGAAGACATTAAAAGACTGCTACTGGAAAATTGGCTCAAACCACAGAATTTCTGTGGCAATATTCTGTTTAAAGATGAGacaaaagtttgtttttgtttatttagaaCAAAATGCACAGCCCTTTGTTTGCACGGGAAAAAACCTCAAAACCTCATcaccactgtgaagcatggtggAGATAGCATTGTGGTTTGAACTGCTTTGCTACCTCAGGACAATGTGCAAGAAGTAAtagccattttttaaaatgcttgttATCGGgctaacacaaagacacagataaCTATTCACATCTACAGCCAAGTTAGAATCACTAACAAGCATGTTTTTTGAAGCAAGCTGGAGTACCCAGGGGAACACATGcattcacagggagagaaaactccacacagaaaggccccagctgACTCCAGGAACGgcttgctgtgaggcagcacTGCTAACTGCTGTGTCAGGATATTTTACAGTGGAATAGAGTGCAAAAAATTGAGTGTGAGTCCTTCTTATCATTGAGGAACTCTCCTATGCATTAACAGGaaatgttttaagagtttgttGTTCCTAAAGATGGTTCTCTGTTATTAAAGTTGTGAGCTAAATTGCTTTTTCCAGCCTGTGCTGTGAATACTAACTCATATTATATGTAGATcgattttattattattatttatttatttatttagtatttttgtaTACTTGGGATTTTGATATGTTTGCCTGAATATAAAGTACTTTGGGTCAGCtattgttgttttaaaaaaggtgcatcttttttgttactttcagTACCAGAATGATATGACACAGCAAGAGGACACTGGATTATTTGAGAAAATCTACAGCAATTTCACTATAAACTGAAGTGGGCGGGTACAGTATGAACAGAGgacattaaacaaaacaaattacaCAGCACTACATGCACCGAATAAATGAGTTTACCTAGTAGTGTATAAACTGTTTAAACTCCACTAGGACAATTCACCTGGTTTTCCTCGACAAAGAAGCTAGTAGCGCGACACTTTGACGCTTTGAGCGTCATCAAACGACAGTCTGTCATTGGTTGTTACCCAGGTAACGGAGCAATAGCCGCAGCGATTGGCTGAAATACAGCCGTAAAGCACTTCAACATTGAGGCTGTTGTAGAGTTGTAGCTAACAGTAAACAGAGATTTTCTAATAAAGACAATAATTTAAGCGGAGGCATTTTATGTGACGTTTTGGTGGTTTGGTAACGATTAATTACAATGGCGGAAAAGTTCGATAACCTCGAAGAACACCTGGAGAAGTTTATCGAGAATATTCGACAGCTGGGAATCATCGTGAGCGACTTTCAGCCTAGCAGCCAGGCAGGACTCAACCAAAAACTGTGAGACGTTTCACTTTGCTGCTTCCACTGCTAAGATTTCGCAAATAAGTCCCGTGTTAACGTGTCCAGTCGTTTTTTCTCTGCAGAAATTTCATGATATCTGGGCTCCAGGACATCGAGAAGTGCCGTCAGCAGCTTCATGAGATCAACGTACCCCTGGAGGTCTTTGAGTGAGTACAATATATGCTTATACTATTGTGTATGTCACCTTCTGTTACGTAAATATCTGTATTTTCGATATATTTATGCTACTTCCGGTGCAGCGCATACTCGGTGCCGACCGCTGAGTTTTCATATCGCCGTTTTTGTAACTGGGCCAAACCCCATTTAAAAAGTccttgatttttaaaatgtgatcaCTTGGTTGTGTATTGGTTTGCCTCACATGCTTCATATGAGTAATTCGTTATTGGTGAGAGCCTCTTTCACATTCGGCATGCACATACTGCTTTAGGATCACTTAtatgcagtgttgggtaagttactttaaattagtaacttagttacattactagttacttctctaaaaaagtaactcagttacttcaagttactcgttactttcaaagtaactagttactagggaaagtaactttggttttactcagaattctcttgttaatgtggtgcttccgtaactggatacccagccagactgccagtcttctagcttgcttacttgccacaagtgcactgtgccacctaccaacagaaagaaaaaaataatgtgcacatttccacgagagaaatcccacgcctggaccgtctttgaccgccgccatgattctagcctgctttttacatccaacacaaaaactgcagtcatggtgcttttgattgtactcagaacttggaaattctgccttctgaataggaagatgtaggtaacaccagactgcagatgagctgcatacagagctggactgggacaaaaaaatcgtcccgggcattttgactagagaccggcccacc encodes:
- the med10 gene encoding mediator of RNA polymerase II transcription subunit 10 translates to MAEKFDNLEEHLEKFIENIRQLGIIVSDFQPSSQAGLNQKLNFMISGLQDIEKCRQQLHEINVPLEVFEYIDQGRNPQLYTKECLERALARNEQVKGKIDTLTKFKSLLVSELSKVFPEEMAKYKAIHGEDAPS